From Aegilops tauschii subsp. strangulata cultivar AL8/78 chromosome 5, Aet v6.0, whole genome shotgun sequence:
CGTTCCATGGCCATGGAAACGTCGCGATGTCGCTTTTCAGGCGTATGGAGCTGGATAAGGTCCGGCCTGATGGCATAATGTTCCTTGGCGTGTTGAAGGCCTGCGGCCATGCTGGTCGCGCAGATGAGGCTTTGAAGTACTTTGATGTGTTAACCAAGACGCATGGAGTCGAAGCATGTGGAGATCATTATTCATGCTTGGTTGATGTCTTGGGACGGGCAGGGAGGTTGCATCAGGCCTATGATGTTATACGGACGATGCCGGTTAGAGTTACCGCAAAGGCCTGGGGTGCTCTCCTTGCTGCTTGCAGGAAGTATGGGGAGGTGGGGCTGGCAGAAGTTGCAGCGAGAGCGTTGTTTGAGATTGAACCAGAGAATGCAGGGAACTTTGTTTCGCTTGCAAATGTCTATTCGGGCTTGGGTATGCATGAGGAGGCAGAGCGGGTGAGAAGGGACATGGAGCAACGAGGCTTGCAGAGCTCACCTGGAAGCAGTTGGACGATACACCGCAAGTCAAGGTACTTGACCATGTCCAATAAATTTGTTTTTCCACCACTTCCTTGTCTGTACCAGCCAAGCTTCTATGTTTTTTTTTACAGTTTTGGTCTTAGTCAAATCATGAATGGACTGACTTATTTGTTTGCTGCAGTGAACTTGTCTGAAGAAGGAGGTTGACATTTGGAAATTTCAAGTTTATTCGGATACACAATTTCTGTGTCCATGAAAATGTAAGCGGGATATGCCAATATCTCTTTCTTTTTGGAGGGTCTATTGAGTAGAACACCACTACTTTTAGTTAATAGCATCTGGAAAATATTTAATTGTACCAGAGCCCTAACCCTAAATCTATCAGAATACGCTGCATCTCAACCTGAACTGATTGTAAATGCAGCAGACACTTTTCTGTGGCTTAATTCTTAGCTGGAAATCCTGCATAAACATCAAATTTCCTTCTGGGAATGCTGGAAAGAAGCGATGACCCTGTTAGAAGTCATGTCTATTATCAAAGTTCAGTCCTAGCCTGATCTTATTACCATCTAATTTACACATTTCCTACTTCAGTTTTTTGTGTCATTTTCAATCTGACACTGCATGAATTTATAATTCTTGAAATATAATCATAAACTTTGTGCTATCAGTAAAAAAATAATACTTTTATCGATGTTATACAGTACAATTTCCTTCCTGCCAACAGCATTTCCATCAGCATACATTGGAATTCAAGTTCAAAGGACTACAGAGGAAACATAACTCTATATATACTGTTTCTTATTTTTACAAGTTTTTCAGCAAAGCAGTAGGCATTTGCAACTATCTAATGCCACTCTGCTCTAAACTGCTATGCACATAGTTGTCCACAATCCCATTGCTGTCAGTGGATATTAACTTCACTGAAGTTTATTACATCCGTGCACTGAACTCATTGTGATTCTTTATTCTGAAGCTAAACTAATATATCTTATGTCAGTTTCTACGGACCGAGGAACTATCTTTAGCTTTCCAACGAGACTTCTACTAGCCTTTTGCTGTTAGTGCATATGATGCTAATGTTGGTGCTACTTTAACAAAGGCACATCGTATTAGAAAACTgatattaaaaaggctagtcaaaTAGGTGCAGCGGGCAAGATCCCTGATATCTTTCCTTTACCTTTCAACCACATCTAGTGTTCAAATAGATCATTGTAGGGATATATAATACATCCGCATTGTACTTCTTGTTTGATCAGTCAGTTCAGTTTGTTGTTTGAAGATATCAAGTCATTTATAATATTTATGAGTTTATTATCTCTGCCACAGGGATATTGTAATTTGTAAAGGGAGGTTTTACTATACATTATTAACGTCTTAGTGTATTTGGTGTCAATTAGTTCGCTACACCTGCTGTTTAATATAATATATTGGCGGCAGCATGGAAgtttaacatgattttttttccTTATACATATTTAAACTAAGCTAGCTGTTACAAGCATGAAATTAGAAAGGATATCAACTATAATACCACGTTTTTATTTTAAATATGAAATAATATCTACTGTACAacttaaatatcttatggaaaatgtATGACCTAATATGTCTTTTGGCATTTGGAATCCAGCTAAAGGCCATCAGATAATTTATCCACTACCCGCTTTCCTGAAACATGATTTGTAGTGCATGATACCTTTCCTATGTTCTGTAGTAACCTGGAAGGACACTTACCTAACATCCTACCTGATAGGTCCCTCTCAAATAGCTATGCTGTAGCTGGCCAAGCAGGCATCACTATTGTTAGTGATGCATGCTAGGTCCCGTTACAGATGGCTTATTGGCTGATGTGTAAGGGATTCTGTCAACCTAATTTCTCCAACACATGTTGTTTGCGTTCTGCACTAGCTAGCTTGCAATTGTAATGCTTTCTAAGGATATTTAGCTTCAACACATGCAATTCTTCCGTTTTTCCTCCATAAATTGGCCTGAAATCTGTCAAATCATACATGCGTCCTGATGGCACTATCCACAACCAGTTTTAACCACTGGACAGTACTTCACAGCCCTCTCATTGCAGTATGCTTGTTTTGACCACTAAACTCGTTCCTTTGCATAACTACTTTTTCTGTACCAAATTCCTTGATCTGCTTCTACAAATAtctggtgtgtgtgtgtttgcTGCCTCTATACCAGTCCGTGAACTATTGAAGGAATACCATTTGCTGCAGGAAGGGAGCACACTGACATTGAATGAAAATTTGGCCGACAGGAGGAAGTGCGGCCATAAGAGGGTATCCATTGTTACTTTTGCAGGTGGGACCCTCCAAGTGGAGAACAGGTAAATGAGAGAGCTCATGCAACTCATCTTTCGTCATCAGTTGAGGGCTAGGTAGGAAACATATATATTACCAGACATTGGCTGCTTAAGATAATATAAACATTCTTGATACATCTTCCTGGTTAGGAAATGATACCACCGAGAGCAAATTACTTCGTGCTGATCTGTTTGTTAGGTAAGATTACTTCTCTTTTGCTTCCTCCACTCGACTTCTTTCATAGAGTTTTGAAGTTACTGAACGCTTTGAAAAGCATGACTCATGGCAGTCCTTGAAGATAGAAAAGCTGGCTGATGGCACCTCATTGACTAATTGACTAGTGGTACATAGTAGCTTTTAGCCGTTCAACTAATTTGCCTTATTTGGGCATAGCTTCCAGGCTTGGCAAGGCTATATAGCTAGCAGTCACAATTTATTTTTTTATAGTAGTAGCCACATTTTGTTGAAAATAACTTTGCATCTGTACCGTCCGTACAAATTCATGGATTTCGTCAAGGATACTCAAGCTATATTGGCACTTTATCTTTGGAAAAGCATATTACTTTTCAAAAGGCAAATGATGATGCACACTGAGATAAAGTGCTGCATGTTCATCTCACCTGTGCATGTCCACTGTTAATATGACCTAAATTTTTGGGTCCCTCCACCCCCAACTCAATTAAGATCATTCTTTACTGTTAGTTTGTTCCAAGAATAACATATATATGCAGTGTTGCATCGCCAACCGGCTATCTTTTTCATCCAGAAGCTCAGGCACTTCATTACCTGTGCATCAGTTCATCATACTTTACCTAACAAACATTTGCTTGTGGTGAGACATACCTATAATTTCTATCCCAGTGTATATTCGCCACCTTTTGTCCCACCTTCTAAAGCCATATATTTAGGCGATTTAAGCAGCTTCTTTTTGTTGGAAAAGGCAGGCGGTGAGATCAGCGGCAAGCACTAGCGGCCACCAGCAGATGCATGTGGACCACAGCACCATCATCATCCAGTACCACGGACGGACGGCTGGCCGTGCAAGTCAGTCCACTTCGTATGACGCAAGGTGACTTTTCAGGTATAAGTAGCCAGTCTCCTTAGCTTGCAAGCCTGGGCTCTTAACCGAGTAGCAGGCAGGACTGACTGACTCAAGTACCAGAAGGGAGGCCACCTGATGCGTATGAATATGCCACAAGGTCTCACGCCTGCTCCTGCATCCATGACGATCCCGATGTCGCATTCCTCAAGGCCGACGCTCGGGTTCCCCCTTGGCACGGCGCTCCTGCTTCTCGTCATCTTCTCCCTCAGCGGCATCTTCTCCTGCTGCTACCACTGGGACAGGCTCCGCTCCCTCCTCTGGTCTCGGCATCCCAGCATGCTCCAGGACGGCCCGCACACCGTCATCTCCATCGGATTGGTGCCGAGCAAGGCAGCCTCCGAGCACAAGGTAGTAGCAACAACCGATCTCTCTGTTTTTTTAACTGAAACGATCTCTCTGTTGTGCAACTTATTTTCAGTTTTGACACCGTTCCGAAATACTATCATCTGTCTATTGCAAACTTCAGCTGATGATTAGTGGCCCTGTGCCTTGTTGTTTGCAGAGCGAGAAAGCAGGAAAGGAGTGCGGGTTGCCCGTGATCATGCCCGGGGATAACATCGCGAAGTTCTACGCGAGGCCCTGCCCGCACGAGACTTGTTTACCTGCAGCAGCAGGTGAGAAGGCCGAAGTCGAGGTGCAAGATCGATGTTCAGTTTCGTGAGACCGTGTATGTGAAATCGTAGTTAGGTGCCAGCGACTTATGATTGATAGATGGATTGTATATACGCAAGCGACTTATGATTGGTGGATTGATTGTGTACAAGCATGCACTTTGACAGTTTttcagaaaaggaaaaaaaaaaaaGAACCTTTCATGTGCAGATATGCAACCTGAATGTGTCAACAAACAAGCTGAACATTTGTTGAATGCTATGAAATTTGGGATCTTTCTGCTAAGGGGGATGGATACATATTGGTCGGTTCATTTGTCATTCCAGGAAAGCCAAAAACAGTTCACAGTAGTTTCTTTTTGAAATTATCAGGGAATTTGTTGGCGTCTGTTCTTTCGGCGAGGTTTTTGAAATGGGAAAAAAGAGAGGAAATTAGATTGCTGCTGAACCAAATGGGATCCTTGTCCTGTGGTGCCCCACCGTACGTCGTCATGGCCACTGAAGAACAAAAGTACAGCTGCATATGTATATGCACGATGGAATTGGATGGGGACATGGACGTAACATTCATATTTCATACCGGCTGGGATTGTAATGAGTGCAGGATTAATTAGGTCCTTATGCACGGATACAACAAGGGCGCGTTTTGTTGATCGCACAACCTCCATCCAGGGCTCTGGGTTAACTAATT
This genomic window contains:
- the LOC109755262 gene encoding uncharacterized protein At5g65660, whose product is MRMNMPQGLTPAPASMTIPMSHSSRPTLGFPLGTALLLLVIFSLSGIFSCCYHWDRLRSLLWSRHPSMLQDGPHTVISIGLVPSKAASEHKSEKAGKECGLPVIMPGDNIAKFYARPCPHETCLPAAAGEKAEVEVQDRCSVS